A window of Phycobacter azelaicus contains these coding sequences:
- a CDS encoding histidinol phosphate aminotransferase, which translates to MRKFKDYHDDPSEERKKAPDLLEATLSFIGINLMWVFFAIWVLYGMVPVLLLALFINHMITRLEIKLGQRQA; encoded by the coding sequence ATGCGAAAGTTCAAGGACTACCACGACGACCCTTCCGAGGAGCGGAAGAAAGCGCCAGACCTGTTGGAAGCGACCTTAAGCTTCATCGGCATCAACCTGATGTGGGTCTTCTTTGCCATCTGGGTTCTTTATGGAATGGTGCCGGTGCTGCTACTGGCGCTGTTCATCAACCACATGATCACACGGCTTGAGATCAAGCTCGGACAACGCCAAGCCTGA
- a CDS encoding crotonase/enoyl-CoA hydratase family protein, producing MARVSVEYKDHIAHVTLTRADKMNALDDEMIKAIIAAAEEVAASKARAVVLTGEGKGFCAGLDLMSFAKMGQMDPEQWLMARSHGDANEVQAVAMAWRQVPVPVIAAVNGVCFGGGLQLALGADIRVAAPDARFSVMEMKWGIVPDMGGMALLPRLVRSDILRRLTYTAEVFEAPQALDWGLLTEVSDDPLARAKALAAEIAGKNPEAIRAAKRLIDVAETADQATVLKEESREQVALIGRPNQMEAIAAQMQKRAPQFTD from the coding sequence ATGGCACGGGTATCTGTCGAATACAAAGACCACATCGCCCATGTGACGCTGACACGCGCGGACAAGATGAACGCGCTGGACGACGAGATGATCAAGGCGATCATCGCTGCGGCCGAGGAGGTTGCCGCTTCCAAGGCGCGCGCTGTGGTGCTGACGGGAGAGGGAAAGGGGTTCTGCGCCGGACTTGACCTGATGAGCTTTGCCAAGATGGGGCAAATGGACCCCGAACAGTGGCTGATGGCGCGCAGCCATGGCGATGCAAACGAGGTTCAGGCTGTGGCCATGGCCTGGCGGCAGGTGCCTGTTCCGGTCATTGCGGCAGTAAACGGCGTCTGTTTCGGCGGCGGACTGCAGCTGGCGCTAGGCGCTGACATCCGTGTAGCTGCGCCGGACGCCCGCTTCTCGGTGATGGAGATGAAATGGGGCATTGTTCCTGACATGGGTGGCATGGCTTTGCTGCCGCGGCTTGTGCGCTCGGACATCCTGCGCCGACTGACCTATACGGCAGAGGTCTTCGAGGCACCGCAGGCACTGGACTGGGGTCTTCTGACCGAAGTGAGTGACGATCCCCTCGCTCGCGCCAAGGCTTTGGCCGCAGAGATCGCTGGCAAGAACCCAGAAGCGATCCGCGCGGCCAAACGACTCATCGATGTCGCCGAAACGGCGGATCAGGCCACCGTTCTTAAGGAGGAAAGCCGCGAGCAGGTGGCTCTGATCGGTCGGCCCAACCAGATGGAAGCCATCGCTGCCCAAATGCAGAAACGCGCGCCTCAGTTCACGGACTGA
- a CDS encoding pyridoxal-phosphate-dependent aminotransferase family protein codes for MSGTDLSKGTLAGGRPYLAIPGPSVIPDRVLQAMHRPSPNIYAGELVEMTATLIPDLRKVARTAHHAAIYISNGHGAWEAALSNTLAPGDKVLVPSSGRFAIGWSEMAEGLGLEVEVIDFGNHAPWDLPRIAERLKADDGHQIKAVLAVHVDTSSSIRNDVPGLRAALDEVDHPALLMADCIASLGCDRFEMDEWGVDVMVTGSQKGLMVPAGVSFVFFNNKAAEVRAAMPRVSRYWDWIPRANPQEFYQYFGGTAPTHHLYGLRASLDMIHEEGVENVWARHERLARAIWAACEAWGQEGPLEMNVTDASLRSHAVTALRLGGSRATELRTWLEQTLGLTLGIGLGMAPPNSPEWHGFFRLGHMGHLSGHMVMGMLGSIEAGLGALEIPHGAGALDAAAAVIAEAGTPAA; via the coding sequence ATGAGCGGCACTGACCTTTCCAAGGGCACTCTGGCTGGGGGGCGACCCTATTTGGCGATCCCTGGCCCTTCGGTGATACCGGATCGCGTTCTGCAGGCGATGCACCGCCCGTCGCCGAATATCTACGCAGGTGAACTGGTAGAAATGACCGCGACACTGATCCCGGATTTGCGCAAAGTGGCACGCACGGCCCATCACGCGGCGATCTATATATCGAACGGCCACGGCGCCTGGGAGGCGGCTCTGTCGAATACGTTGGCGCCGGGCGACAAGGTGTTGGTGCCCTCATCCGGGCGCTTTGCCATCGGTTGGTCGGAAATGGCCGAGGGGCTGGGCCTCGAAGTTGAGGTCATTGACTTTGGCAACCATGCCCCTTGGGACTTGCCGCGGATTGCAGAGCGCCTGAAAGCGGACGATGGCCACCAGATCAAGGCAGTGCTGGCAGTGCATGTGGATACCTCCAGCTCGATCCGCAATGATGTGCCCGGACTGCGTGCTGCCCTTGATGAGGTTGATCATCCGGCCCTCTTGATGGCGGATTGCATCGCGTCCCTTGGCTGTGACCGGTTTGAGATGGACGAATGGGGTGTCGATGTCATGGTGACGGGCAGCCAGAAGGGCCTGATGGTGCCGGCGGGCGTGTCATTTGTATTCTTCAACAACAAGGCGGCAGAGGTGCGGGCCGCCATGCCGCGGGTCAGCCGCTACTGGGACTGGATACCGCGGGCTAACCCGCAGGAGTTCTACCAGTACTTCGGGGGCACCGCGCCAACGCACCATCTCTACGGGCTGAGGGCTTCGCTGGACATGATCCATGAGGAAGGCGTTGAAAACGTCTGGGCCCGCCATGAACGCCTGGCTCGTGCGATCTGGGCCGCGTGCGAGGCCTGGGGGCAGGAGGGCCCGCTTGAGATGAACGTCACCGACGCGTCCTTGCGTTCGCATGCCGTGACGGCGCTGCGGCTTGGTGGCTCGCGCGCCACTGAGCTGCGTACGTGGCTGGAACAGACCCTTGGGCTGACGCTCGGGATTGGCCTTGGCATGGCGCCGCCAAACAGCCCCGAATGGCACGGGTTCTTTCGTCTCGGTCACATGGGACATCTGAGTGGCCACATGGTTATGGGCATGCTGGGGAGTATCGAGGCAGGCCTTGGCGCGCTTGAGATCCCGCACGGGGCCGGTGCACTGGATGCAGCCGCAGCCGTGATCGCAGAGGCGGGTACGCCTGCGGCCTGA
- a CDS encoding pyridoxal phosphate-dependent aminotransferase, protein MTTPRYTPLAQSLPATVPFVGPETQERERGAPFIARLGANESVFGPSPKAIAAMQAEAGEIWKYGDAQSHDLRMALADHHGIAPENIIVGEGIDGLLGYLVRLLITTGDHVVTSLGAYPTFNYHVAGFGGTLHTVPYKDDHEDPAALFAKATEVGAKLVYLANPDNPMGSWHKGADIVAALDHLPEGCLLLLDEAYVECAPEGTAAPVNINDTRVIRMRTFSKAYGMAGARVGYAMAEAELISAFNKVRNHFGMNRAAQAGALAALLDQQWLAHIQAEIVTARARIAEIATENGLQPLPSATNFVAIDCGRDGVFAKAVLDGLVDQGVFVRMPFAPPQNRCIRVSCGRPEDLDAFAKALPIALERTQGG, encoded by the coding sequence ATGACCACACCTCGCTACACCCCGCTTGCTCAGTCTTTACCCGCAACCGTGCCTTTCGTAGGACCCGAAACGCAGGAACGCGAACGCGGCGCGCCGTTCATTGCGCGCCTTGGCGCCAATGAAAGCGTCTTTGGTCCCTCTCCAAAGGCCATTGCGGCGATGCAGGCCGAGGCAGGAGAGATCTGGAAGTATGGCGACGCCCAAAGCCACGATCTGCGCATGGCGCTGGCCGACCATCACGGGATCGCGCCCGAAAACATCATAGTGGGCGAAGGGATTGACGGACTGCTGGGGTATCTTGTGCGTCTTCTGATCACGACTGGCGATCATGTTGTAACATCGCTGGGCGCCTATCCGACCTTCAACTATCACGTGGCGGGATTTGGCGGCACGCTCCATACAGTGCCCTATAAGGACGACCACGAAGACCCGGCAGCGCTATTTGCCAAAGCCACCGAGGTGGGCGCGAAGCTCGTGTACCTTGCCAACCCGGACAATCCGATGGGAAGCTGGCACAAAGGCGCCGATATCGTTGCCGCTCTGGATCACCTGCCGGAGGGTTGCCTGCTCTTGCTTGACGAGGCCTATGTGGAATGCGCCCCGGAAGGCACCGCCGCTCCGGTGAACATCAACGACACCCGCGTTATCCGCATGCGCACGTTTTCCAAAGCCTATGGCATGGCGGGCGCCCGCGTGGGCTATGCAATGGCCGAAGCAGAGCTAATTTCTGCCTTCAACAAGGTGCGCAACCACTTTGGTATGAACCGCGCAGCGCAGGCAGGGGCCCTGGCGGCCCTGCTGGATCAACAGTGGCTGGCTCATATCCAGGCTGAGATTGTCACAGCGCGAGCCCGTATCGCCGAAATCGCCACGGAGAATGGCCTTCAGCCCCTCCCTTCGGCCACCAACTTCGTCGCCATCGACTGCGGGCGGGATGGTGTCTTTGCCAAGGCGGTGCTGGACGGGCTTGTGGATCAGGGCGTCTTCGTGCGCATGCCGTTTGCGCCCCCGCAGAACCGCTGCATTCGCGTCAGCTGTGGCCGCCCGGAGGACCTGGACGCCTTTGCCAAAGCGCTGCCCATCGCACTGGAGCGGACGCAGGGCGGCTAG
- a CDS encoding SMP-30/gluconolactonase/LRE family protein, whose protein sequence is MRIVLSVLAVGLAYLLFWPVPVDPVSYDPPKGPGFTGDFEENNALEAAQKVVLPDGAIGPEDLAVMPDGAVYTTDLAGNLYRIDGAAPELVEALGGRPLGLKAGPDGDLYIADSFRGILRWSGPGTLETLVSEIDGTPVVYANQLDVARDGTIYFSNSSDRFDPETMGGTKPTSVLTIWEQSDTGYVARRTPDGKVEKIATGFVYTNGVALSPDEDFLLINETGRARVHRLWLKGPQAGTQELFLGNLPGYPDNLEAQGDGTFWLAFASPRVPSEVLMPYPFLRKVLWRLGPKVRPAPIHRGMVMQFDADGTILRTLQDPAGSIGITTGARIVGDQLYVMTLDSDGFARMPVAELPPIQR, encoded by the coding sequence ATGCGAATTGTTTTATCGGTGCTGGCAGTGGGGCTGGCCTATCTGTTGTTCTGGCCGGTGCCGGTGGATCCGGTATCCTATGATCCGCCGAAGGGGCCCGGGTTCACCGGGGATTTCGAGGAAAACAACGCGCTGGAAGCCGCGCAAAAGGTGGTGCTTCCAGATGGTGCCATCGGCCCCGAGGATCTGGCGGTGATGCCGGATGGGGCGGTCTATACAACAGATTTGGCCGGAAACCTTTATCGGATCGACGGCGCGGCACCAGAACTTGTCGAGGCGCTGGGCGGGCGACCCTTGGGTCTGAAGGCAGGGCCGGATGGTGATCTGTACATCGCCGACAGTTTTCGCGGTATCCTGCGCTGGAGCGGGCCGGGGACGCTGGAAACCCTAGTGAGCGAAATCGACGGGACGCCTGTGGTCTATGCCAATCAGTTGGATGTTGCCCGTGATGGGACAATATATTTCTCCAACTCCTCGGACCGGTTCGATCCCGAAACCATGGGGGGCACAAAGCCCACATCGGTTCTGACCATATGGGAACAGTCCGATACCGGCTATGTTGCGCGCCGGACCCCGGATGGCAAAGTCGAGAAGATCGCGACCGGGTTCGTCTACACCAATGGCGTTGCCCTGTCCCCGGATGAGGATTTCCTGTTGATCAATGAAACAGGCCGCGCACGGGTGCATCGTCTGTGGCTCAAAGGGCCGCAGGCCGGCACGCAGGAGCTCTTTCTCGGAAATCTGCCGGGCTATCCCGATAATCTGGAGGCGCAGGGGGATGGCACCTTCTGGCTCGCCTTTGCAAGCCCGCGGGTGCCGTCCGAGGTGCTGATGCCCTATCCCTTCCTGCGCAAGGTGCTTTGGCGGCTTGGGCCAAAGGTGCGACCCGCGCCGATCCACCGCGGGATGGTCATGCAGTTCGATGCGGATGGCACCATCCTGCGCACGCTGCAGGATCCGGCAGGAAGCATTGGTATCACAACGGGTGCGCGGATCGTGGGGGACCAGCTTTATGTGATGACTTTGGATAGCGATGGGTTCGCCCGGATGCCGGTGGCGGAACTCCCTCCCATTCAGCGTTAA